Genomic window (Fibrobacter sp.):
CTGTAAGATCCATCTCCAGTTCACTTGCTTTAGTAGAACATCATGTACAGAATGTTTCCAGAGGAGAATTCGGTGCCATCGAACCCTCCACCGGCCTCAATGAATTCAACAACCTGATCAGGGATACCAATACCATGGCCGCAATCCTGAAAGACAGGGAGATGCAGATAAAGAAAAACGAAGATCGCTTCCGGAGTGCAGTTGACAATCTTCTCGATGCATATGCGATTCTGGATCCCATTTACGACAAAGAAGGACGTCTGGTGGATTTCCGGTTTGAATATGTAAATAAAGTCGCTCTGCGGCTTGCCGGAATGCAGTATAATGAAATGATTGGACGCAGTGTAAACGACCTGTTCCCTTTTGATGTCAGGAAAAACAGTATGCCTCAGATTGAGAATGTTCTTAAAACCGGAGAACCTGTATCCTTTAATTCTTACCCGGTAAGTGCGCCTTTCGGCATTTACCGCAAAGGTGTCATTCTCAACGTAAGAGTTTCGAATCTCAACGGTAAATTATCTATCGCGTGGCAGGATGTTACCGCTGCGGTTGAATCGGAAAGAGCCCTCCGCGAAAGCGAGGAAAAGTTCCGGAATCTGGCTGATAACATGTCGCAGTTTGCCTGGATGGCCGATCATAATGGAGAGATTGTATGGTTCAACAAACGATGGTACGACTATTCCGGGACCACATTTGATGAAGTAAAGGGATGGGGATGGATGAAATTTAACCATCCCGATCATATCCAGAGAGTCTCTGAACGGATAACAAACTGTATTAAAAAGGGAATTTTCTGGGAAGATACCTTTCCCCTGAGAGGGAAAAATGGCCAGTACAGATGGTTTCTCTCCAGGGCAGTACCAATAAAAAACAGCCAGGGTAAGGTTATCAGATGGTTTGGAACAAACACCGATATCACCGGGCAGAGATTGGCTGAGCAAAAACTCCGGGAGAGTGAGAAGCGTTTCAGGGATCTGGCAAACTCAATGCCTCAGCTTGTATGGACAGCCAATCCTGACGGCACAGTGGATTATTACAATGAGAAATACAGGGATTTTGGCGGGATATCTCCAGGCCTGGATGGGGTATGGAGATGGGAGCCTGTAATACACGAGGATGATGCCCAGGCAACAGTGGAGGCATGGAGACACTCGGTGGAGACTGGAAGTATTTACCAGATCGAGCACAGGATCAGACATGCCGACGGCACATTTCACTGGTATCTTTCCAGGGGCATCCCGGTACGCAATGAGAAGGGAGAGATAATAAAGTGGTACGGGGCAGCCACAAACATCGATATCAGCAAGGAGGCTCAGCTTGCTCAGGAAAAAAGTGAAAATCAGTTGAAGGCATTGAACCAGGATCTTGAGAACCTTGTTGCAAAAAGAACAGAGCAGGTCCGCGCACTCTCCAAAGCATTGACTCTGGCTGAGCAACGGGAAAGAAAGCGCTTCTCCTACATTCTTCACGAAAATCTCCAGCAGCTTCTCTTCGGAGCAAGAATGCTTATTTCAGAACATGTAAGAGGTCATGCCCAGGAAGGAAGGTGTGAGGAGAATGAGGATGTTGAACAAAGCCTCTCGATTCTCGACAAGGCGCTTAACACAACCAGATCTCTTTCCATAGAGCTAAACCCTCCCATCCTGCCATCCCAGGGTCTCGATACCGCATTAGATTGGCTGATTAACTATATGCGGACTGGTTACGGGTTGAATGTACAGTTCAGCATAAGTGGTGCTGTAAAACTGATAAAAGGTGAAACACAGCTTATGCTGACACAGATGGTTCGGGAATTGCTTGCCAATGTGGTTCAGCATTCAGGTGTGCTGGAAGCTGAGCTTGATGTGAAATGTGAAGACAAAAAACTGGAAATAAAAGTAAGTGACAATGGCAGGGGGTTTGATACAGAGGAAACACTCAGAAAAGACAGGTCAGAGTCGAAACTTGGTTTGTTCAGCATCAGGGAGAGGTTGGGCTTTTTCGGTGGTCAGCTTATAGTAAACAGTGCAATCGGCAAGGGCACAACATGCATCCTGATCATTCCAAACGAGAATTGCTGAGGCATTTGGATGAAAACTTATATAGTTGAAGATAATGCTGATATGAGATTTATTCTCAAGCGTCTGTTGAAGAAAAATTTTCCTCAGATTGAATCTTTTGGCGAAAGCGAAACAGCGGAAGAAGCGCTTATAGAGATCCCCTCATTTGATCCCAACCTCATTCTGGTTGATATTTCACTTCCGGGCATGGATGGAATCGAGCTTATAAGGAGAATAAAGCCGCAAAGTAAAGCGGCAAGTATCCTTGTAGTAACAGGCCATGAAATCGAAATTTATAAACAATCTGCTCTCTCTGCCGGGGCTGATGCTATCGTTTCCAAATCAGACTAT
Coding sequences:
- a CDS encoding response regulator translates to MKTYIVEDNADMRFILKRLLKKNFPQIESFGESETAEEALIEIPSFDPNLILVDISLPGMDGIELIRRIKPQSKAASILVVTGHEIEIYKQSALSAGADAIVSKSDYNQLLEYVRKMLNRG
- a CDS encoding PAS domain S-box protein, which produces MSRNETSLRSRLLILVAAIVSVMIVLEILIAALWYQNRYSSGINSSIEFAHSIGLTFETFVLDVLRQESSIGNALSGLHPYTSDEAVRFLQKNQDLYRSVRLFSVVDSTGEITLSSRPELIGTNVADREYFQKLKTGDSTAVSDFLLFRTENIAGFIIARGFSTAEGKLDFAVTASVQADSMGELALSIEREPGSYMTLFDSKGTLVFTNQNIYIPLDSAMVWKDRDRLLSQALQGKTATGFFSAPVEEDSRRIGVRVPIAGFGWVAGCAESQAKFFRPIFFPLLLILVFSAVIAGVALFTAIHTVRSISSSLALVEHHVQNVSRGEFGAIEPSTGLNEFNNLIRDTNTMAAILKDREMQIKKNEDRFRSAVDNLLDAYAILDPIYDKEGRLVDFRFEYVNKVALRLAGMQYNEMIGRSVNDLFPFDVRKNSMPQIENVLKTGEPVSFNSYPVSAPFGIYRKGVILNVRVSNLNGKLSIAWQDVTAAVESERALRESEEKFRNLADNMSQFAWMADHNGEIVWFNKRWYDYSGTTFDEVKGWGWMKFNHPDHIQRVSERITNCIKKGIFWEDTFPLRGKNGQYRWFLSRAVPIKNSQGKVIRWFGTNTDITGQRLAEQKLRESEKRFRDLANSMPQLVWTANPDGTVDYYNEKYRDFGGISPGLDGVWRWEPVIHEDDAQATVEAWRHSVETGSIYQIEHRIRHADGTFHWYLSRGIPVRNEKGEIIKWYGAATNIDISKEAQLAQEKSENQLKALNQDLENLVAKRTEQVRALSKALTLAEQRERKRFSYILHENLQQLLFGARMLISEHVRGHAQEGRCEENEDVEQSLSILDKALNTTRSLSIELNPPILPSQGLDTALDWLINYMRTGYGLNVQFSISGAVKLIKGETQLMLTQMVRELLANVVQHSGVLEAELDVKCEDKKLEIKVSDNGRGFDTEETLRKDRSESKLGLFSIRERLGFFGGQLIVNSAIGKGTTCILIIPNENC